A window of uncultured Methanoregula sp. genomic DNA:
ACGGGAAAGAGGAATTCCGCGTGGTGGCCCAGGTTCTCGGCAACGTCCCGGCACCGGATTAAGGCATTGAGCTGCTCGGAGTTCGAGAGCGTCTTGCGGTCGACAAAGATGCCAAGCCTGCTCATAGGAACTCCTGGTGGGAGATATAGGCATTCAGAAGCGCCCGCTCTTCAGCAGACATCCGCGTGTACTTTGTCGGGGAGAGTGACGAGAGCCGGAACTGGTTTTTGCTCTGCACCATCACGATTGTCACAAGCGGCATGGCAAAGAGGCTGTACACATCCCGGGCTATGGCGTTGATGGCTTCGGATCCGGTGGTGGTCCTGCCGAAGACCGAGATGCAGTGCCGGATCTCGGCATTATCGGGAAGTTTCTGGTAGCAGAACGGGTACTTGCCCTTGTTGGTGATGTGCTTGATGGCTTCCTTTGCTTTCTCGTTGTCATTCACCACAAAGTAATCGGAGGTTGTGGCAAAGTAGTTCAGGCCGTACAGGATGGAGGGGAGGGGGGCGTAACCCTGCGAGATCTCCCAGTCGCAGATCGGGATGCCGGCAAGGTCTGCCCGTTCCAGGCAGACCGGTACCACATAGGCATCGAGCACGGATCGGCTTGCAGGCCGGACCTCTTTTCCTTCCAGTTCATGCCGGAGGATGGTGTAATACGGCTCAGTTTTGTAAAAGTAACTCTCGCTGATGATATGGACCGTACCGTCCCGCCAGATGGCGACCTGCGAGTCCTTGAGAAGCGCCTGCTCTTTTTTTGCTGACAGCCGGCCGTTATGTTTCTTTGGCAGGAGACCGGCCGGTCCGGGTCCGGCCGCAGACTCGTAGTCTGCGTGGGGGACGAGCGGGACGCAGGAGAAGACAACTTCCCCATCCATCAGGTTGCAGGCCTGGGGGTATTCACCCGGTCTATTGTTCATCCGGCAATCATCCCGGAGTGCCCGCTGAGGGGATGAGTGCCCGGAGGGATTGGCCGGACCCTGAAGTGAAGCCAAAAAACCCTGGAGATCCTACCGGATACTGGTTCCGGCACTATCACAAAAGTGGAAGGGAAGACCCGATGGTTCCCTTCATCATCGTCATCATTATCCAAAGACTGGTTCATGCGGAACACTAATCCAATCATTGACGTTGGATTATCGATAACAGCTATAATCGCCTCCCCTATAATGAACCTTGCGCTTGGGAAAAAAATGAGCAGTGTGCATATACCCTCTTTCATAACGCACCCTTGGCCCAGGTGCGTTTTTGTCCTGCTGCACGTTATAATATCCGACCCATTTTATCTGCCTGACCCTCAGGAACATTGATGTGGTTATATCACCATCAGTAATCAACGATGCATATCCCAACTCCCGAAGAACTCCGCTCACGCCGTGAGACACTCGGCATGAAGCAGACCGAACTCGCAAAACGCGCAGGGATCAGCCAGTCCATGGTTGCCCGGATCGAGGCCGGCAACGTCGATCCCCGGGTCAGCACGCTCAACAAGATTATAAATGTGCTCAACAGTTCCGAACCGCGGAAGATCCGGGCAATCCAGATCATGCATACACCGGTTCTCTCCGTGCAACCGGAGGACCCGATAAGCCGGGCTGTCGATATCATCGAGAAGAACAATATCTCCCAGCTGCCGGTCATCGAGCGGGGGGTACCGGTCGGCTGCATCTCCGAATCGGTGATCGTCAAGGCCATCGAGCAGCAGCGGCTGCACAAATCCCACCAGTTCTCGGTCCGGGATTTCATGGAGACCGGTTTTCCTACCGTGCCTCCCGACATGGATGTAGAGACCGTGATCAACATCCTCCAGCAGAATCATGCCGTCCTGGTTGTGGAAGGCCGGCTCGTCCGGGGGGTCATCACCAAGCATGACCTGATCTCCCTCATTGTCTGATTTTTTCTTATTTGGGCCGGATTGAACAAATCTTTATATGGGAAAATCCCCGAGGTATCTTTGTCGTGGCCTCATGCCACGCGGAGTTTTACCATGGCAGAAGAATCAGGCGAAATCAGCAGTACGACGGTGATCGGTATCGGGATTGTCATATTTGTCGTCATTGTAGCGGTCTGGTACCTTTTCCTGAAATAAATCAGAATCTTTCCCGCTTTTTTAAAATCAGAGTTTTGAGACCAGGTCCCGGAGAACGGTTCCCGGCTCTTTGGATTTGACCACGCTTGACGCGAGCAGGACCCCGTCGGTCCCGAGATCAATGGCAATTTTCACGCATTCCCCGCTCTGGATGCCGGCCCCGGTGAGCACTTTCACGTTCGGGTTGACCGCACGGACAGCAGCAACGGATTTTTTGATAATATCCGGGTTGGCTTTCGAGACCGAGACCCCGCTCCCGATGAGTTCGGGCGGCTCGATGGCAACATAGTTCGGCCCAAGGGCCGCTGCACCTGCGCTTGTCGCCTCGTTGTTCGTGCAGACCACCGAGATGAGTTTGGCCGCTGCAAGTCCCCGGACCGAGGATTCGATATCGGCTATGGTCAGGCGCCGCTCGGAATGGTTGACGAGCGAACCGGCTGCTCCTGCAGTCCGGATAGCTTCGACCGTGATATGACCGGTGTTTGCTCCCGGCTCGCAGCCGTCAACGTGCTGGGCATAGACCGGGATGGCGAAATGGTGGGCAAGCGGATGAAGATCGATAAAGGACGGGGCAAGGCCGATCGTGACCCCGCTCTCCTGCATAACACGCTGAGCTTCGTTGGCTATCAGGTGGGCCCGGTTGCCCATGCCTTCCTTGTACGTCTTCAAGTTTACCAGAACCAGGGGTGATGTCATTTTCCGTCTCCTGTCCCGTGGAAAGGGACATGGTATGATAATTATATATCTGGCCCGGGCGGGAAGAAAATAATTGCCCCTCCTACTCTTTGAGCCCGCGGAGGAAGTGCCCGGCCGTGATCCCGCCCGCTGAGATCTGCCGGGCTTTTTCCTTGAGAGCTGCAAGCGTCGGGTCCCCGGGGGCTGATGTTCCGGAATTGGTCCGGTCAACCGCGGCCCGGTACAGGGCGGTCATCTCCTGTGTATACCGTGCAGGTTTCCCGCGAGCGTCAATTGCGATTTCATGGATCCCCGCTGCCCCGATCGCGGGAAGGTGATCGAGCAGGCAGAGTTCAGCGGAATTGCCGATCCAGGTCCGGCAGCTCCCGTCAGTCCGGACCGGGAATACCCGGCCGGTCTCATCCCGGAGTCCAAGGAAACCGGCCTGAAGTCTGCCTGCATCGCCCGTCCTCTTCGGGCAGGCATCCGGAACCAGGCGCGGGATGCAGTCGTCCGTGATCATTGCCTCGGCAGCTCCCTGGACAACAAGGGAAAAAACCGGGGCGGTTCCGGGGGCTTCTGCCTGGAGAGCGAGAGTACGGATCTCGTCAAGGGAGAGTTCGGAAGAGAGCGTGAGACTCCGGAGGAGGGCCCCCGCGGATCCTGCTGCAGCATGGTTGAAGATGTTCAGCCCGGGACCGCCAGAGAGTGCAATCCGGGGAAAAGTGCCGGACAGGAAAAGAGCTGTCCCGAAATGCTCCACCATGCATTCCTCCAGACCTTCCCTGATGAGCAGGGGCAGGTGGGGAAGCACGGCCTCCAGGTACGCGTTGCGGGTGATCCGGGGCAGTTTCCAGACAAACCGGCAGCCGGACTGCCGGCAGATCGCGAGCGCTCTTTCCAGCTGCTCCCCCGCCGTAAGCGGAGGTGAACGGGCCTGGCAGAGATGGTGCGGCATCGGGAAATCCGGTTCAAAGCATATGATCTGTGCACCGGAGTCCGCAGCCGCGCTCACCCCCTCGAGCGTATCGGTGTACACGGCAAGGCGGAGAGCTGGGTTATCCCCGTAAGCCCCGGCAGTCGCGTCACTTGCGGCCCGGTGCCGGCTGCGGAGCGCATCCCACCGTCCCCGGGCTTCTGCCACAGCTTCCGGTGCCGGCAGGGATGCCCCGATCAGTGCCTTTTCTGCTGCTGCCAGGATATCGCGTCGGACCTGGTTGATCTTCGCAACCGGTGCAAACCGGTCCCCTGCATACAAAAGGGAGATCTCCCGGATAATAAACGGGGAACCGCCGGTCTTTTGGAGCTGCTGCAGGAGCATCTCCTTTGTAAGCGGTTGCGACCGGGCCGGCTCCATATGGAGATCCGAATGGACAACGAACGGCACCGGCTCCCGGCCGGGACAAAGGATCCGTCCCGCTGCAGTGATACTGCCATCCGGCTGCACGCTGATGTCCAGGTGAAGCGGCACCGGGCGGAGCAGGTCCGGGGAAGGATCGGCTATGATCCGGTTGGCCCGGTTCTCCAGTTCCCGGGAGAAGGTGACCGAGACCCGGGTCTTTGGCAGGATCTCCCGGGACACCGCGATACGTATCCCATCCTTTTCCCGTGCAGGAACCGTGTTGAGCGAAAATCCCCATTCTTCGCCACCCGGTGTTCCGGAGAAGAGAAGACCGTCGCCGGGTGCCGGAATATAGGATCCGCTGAGCCGGACCGAGGCACTGCCGGTCTTCCGGTCATACCGGGTCACAACTCCAATTTCCAGGCCCCGGTTGTCCGGCGCATCTTGGCCCATGAGGGCATCATGGTGATCGCCCAGAAGGTAGCCCCGGGTAAATCCCCGGGAGAATGAAAGGCTAAGATCCCGCATAGCATTGCCCGGTTCCGGGGCGTGTCCTCCGGCCAGTGCGTCCAGTGCCCTGCGATAGGCCGAGACCACGACCGCAACATACTGGGGAGATTTCATCCGCCCTTCGATCTTGACGGAGGCAACCGATCCCGCGATATCGCTGAGCCTCGGATACGTGCAGAGATCCTTTGGCGAGAGGAGATAACGGTAGGGCAGGGAAATCTCCCGTACCTTCTGCGGCCTCCCGTACGCATCGGTATCACCTGCCACAAGCGCATAGGGTTTCCGGCAGGGCTGGGCGCACATGCCCCGGTTGCCGCTTCGTCCGCCGATAACGGACGAGAGGAGGCACTGGCCCGAGTAACTGTAGCAGAGCGCCCCGTGGGCGAAGACCTCGAGGCCGATCCCCAGGTCGCGGGTTGCCTCAGCTATCTGCCGGACTTCGGGAAGGGAGAGTTCACGGGCAAGGACAACGCGGCGGAACCCCAGCCCTGCAGCCCACCGGACCCCGTCCGTAGTATGGATGGTCATCTGGGTGGAGGCATGGAGAACGAGACCGGGTACTATTTCCCGGGCAAGGGCCGCAACCCCGGTATCCTGTACGAGGACAGCGTCAACGCCAATCCCGTACAGCCAGATAAGATAATCTACGACACCGGAGAGTTCCCGGTCATGGATGAGGGTGTTGACCGTGACATAGACCCGGACCCCGTATCGATGGGCGTACCGGACCGCCTCTTCGATCTCCGCATCCGAGAAGTTGGCAGCGAATTTCCGGGCCCCGAACCGTTTCCCGCTCAGGTAGATTGCGTCGGCCCCGGCTGCCACCGCTGCCCGGAACGCTTCGGGCGAACCGGCCGGAGCGAGAAGCTCGGGAATAGCAGCAGGGAATTTCACGACAAGCGGGGATTTGCGGGGAGCGGTCATGGCAGGAGCACCTTGTACAGGCCCATGGTGAGAAGTATGGTGATGATGAGGGATATGACATATCCTGCCATGGTCACGAGTAGCGCCCGGTTCTCCTGCCACCCGAGCACCCAGGAGACCGGTGCACAGG
This region includes:
- a CDS encoding RimK-like ATPgrasp N-terminal domain-containing protein; the protein is MNNRPGEYPQACNLMDGEVVFSCVPLVPHADYESAAGPGPAGLLPKKHNGRLSAKKEQALLKDSQVAIWRDGTVHIISESYFYKTEPYYTILRHELEGKEVRPASRSVLDAYVVPVCLERADLAGIPICDWEISQGYAPLPSILYGLNYFATTSDYFVVNDNEKAKEAIKHITNKGKYPFCYQKLPDNAEIRHCISVFGRTTTGSEAINAIARDVYSLFAMPLVTIVMVQSKNQFRLSSLSPTKYTRMSAEERALLNAYISHQEFL
- a CDS encoding CBS domain-containing protein, which produces MHIPTPEELRSRRETLGMKQTELAKRAGISQSMVARIEAGNVDPRVSTLNKIINVLNSSEPRKIRAIQIMHTPVLSVQPEDPISRAVDIIEKNNISQLPVIERGVPVGCISESVIVKAIEQQRLHKSHQFSVRDFMETGFPTVPPDMDVETVINILQQNHAVLVVEGRLVRGVITKHDLISLIV
- the tpiA gene encoding triose-phosphate isomerase, which gives rise to MTSPLVLVNLKTYKEGMGNRAHLIANEAQRVMQESGVTIGLAPSFIDLHPLAHHFAIPVYAQHVDGCEPGANTGHITVEAIRTAGAAGSLVNHSERRLTIADIESSVRGLAAAKLISVVCTNNEATSAGAAALGPNYVAIEPPELIGSGVSVSKANPDIIKKSVAAVRAVNPNVKVLTGAGIQSGECVKIAIDLGTDGVLLASSVVKSKEPGTVLRDLVSKL
- a CDS encoding U32 family peptidase, with amino-acid sequence MTAPRKSPLVVKFPAAIPELLAPAGSPEAFRAAVAAGADAIYLSGKRFGARKFAANFSDAEIEEAVRYAHRYGVRVYVTVNTLIHDRELSGVVDYLIWLYGIGVDAVLVQDTGVAALAREIVPGLVLHASTQMTIHTTDGVRWAAGLGFRRVVLARELSLPEVRQIAEATRDLGIGLEVFAHGALCYSYSGQCLLSSVIGGRSGNRGMCAQPCRKPYALVAGDTDAYGRPQKVREISLPYRYLLSPKDLCTYPRLSDIAGSVASVKIEGRMKSPQYVAVVVSAYRRALDALAGGHAPEPGNAMRDLSLSFSRGFTRGYLLGDHHDALMGQDAPDNRGLEIGVVTRYDRKTGSASVRLSGSYIPAPGDGLLFSGTPGGEEWGFSLNTVPAREKDGIRIAVSREILPKTRVSVTFSRELENRANRIIADPSPDLLRPVPLHLDISVQPDGSITAAGRILCPGREPVPFVVHSDLHMEPARSQPLTKEMLLQQLQKTGGSPFIIREISLLYAGDRFAPVAKINQVRRDILAAAEKALIGASLPAPEAVAEARGRWDALRSRHRAASDATAGAYGDNPALRLAVYTDTLEGVSAAADSGAQIICFEPDFPMPHHLCQARSPPLTAGEQLERALAICRQSGCRFVWKLPRITRNAYLEAVLPHLPLLIREGLEECMVEHFGTALFLSGTFPRIALSGGPGLNIFNHAAAGSAGALLRSLTLSSELSLDEIRTLALQAEAPGTAPVFSLVVQGAAEAMITDDCIPRLVPDACPKRTGDAGRLQAGFLGLRDETGRVFPVRTDGSCRTWIGNSAELCLLDHLPAIGAAGIHEIAIDARGKPARYTQEMTALYRAAVDRTNSGTSAPGDPTLAALKEKARQISAGGITAGHFLRGLKE